A region from the Desulfomarina profundi genome encodes:
- a CDS encoding nitrous oxide-stimulated promoter family protein: protein MKKQQSLLKVSNCEKTDCRSKSSHIKKNIVLIGMPGSGKSTAGVILAKILGMHFLDTDILIQADQQRTLQDIVDQDGHMSLREIEEKVLLEINVENHVIATGGSAAYSHAAMTHLQKDGIIIFLHADLNALKRRIKNYETRGLAKRRGQSLEDLFHERLTLYRRYADITIENSFISQEQVCEQIVSAIVDGQQQQLSPRLRREHETIQAMVEIYCRKHHQSEKKEVCNDCAKLIKYARKKLEKCPFQENKSTCGKCTIHCYKKDMKEKVIAIMRYSGPKMIRKHPVMAFRHFLDSRKPAPQLKKSAKK, encoded by the coding sequence ATGAAAAAACAACAATCATTACTCAAAGTCTCAAACTGCGAGAAAACAGACTGCCGCTCAAAAAGCTCTCATATTAAAAAAAATATTGTCCTTATCGGTATGCCCGGTTCCGGTAAAAGTACTGCAGGCGTGATCCTGGCCAAAATACTCGGGATGCATTTTCTCGATACGGATATCCTGATCCAGGCTGACCAGCAGAGAACATTACAGGATATAGTTGATCAAGACGGACATATGTCCCTGAGGGAAATTGAAGAAAAAGTGTTGCTTGAAATCAACGTTGAGAACCATGTTATTGCAACTGGTGGCAGTGCGGCCTACAGCCACGCCGCGATGACTCACCTTCAGAAAGACGGTATAATCATTTTTCTCCACGCTGACCTCAACGCGTTGAAAAGACGTATAAAAAACTATGAAACCCGGGGTCTTGCCAAACGCAGGGGTCAGAGCCTGGAGGACCTGTTCCATGAGCGGTTAACGCTATACCGGCGCTATGCTGATATTACAATAGAGAATTCATTTATCAGCCAGGAACAGGTCTGTGAACAGATTGTTTCGGCTATTGTGGACGGACAGCAACAACAGCTTTCCCCAAGGCTCAGAAGGGAACATGAAACCATCCAGGCGATGGTAGAAATTTATTGCAGAAAACACCATCAATCTGAAAAAAAAGAGGTCTGCAATGATTGTGCAAAGCTCATCAAATATGCCAGGAAGAAACTCGAAAAATGCCCTTTTCAGGAAAATAAATCAACCTGTGGAAAATGCACTATCCACTGCTATAAAAAGGACATGAAAGAAAAAGTGATTGCCATCATGCGATATTCCGGTCCGAAAATGATCAGGAAACACCCTGTAATGGCTTTCCGACACTTTCTGGACTCGAGAAAACCGGCACCACAACTCAAAAAAAGTGCGAAAAAATAA
- a CDS encoding TIGR01777 family oxidoreductase: MTKTLITGCSGLIGSALVEHLFNSGHSIQCLQRNKNSKNNGFWKTARLQTSHKTPFDTVIHLAGENVAQGRWSKVKKEKILQSRVSGTRELVDYISHLPQKPSTFLCASAAGYYGNRGAEIVDEKSSPGEGFLAEVCREWEKETERLPAMGIRVVNLRFGMVLSPDGGALHKVVPPFRAGLGGVIGNGEQYISWISIRDICEIVSFILARPHIRGPVNVVSPVQTTNRELSKTLGKILDKPVIFRIPAFAARIIFGRMADEMLLTSTRVTPAMLLKEGYAFRDQSLETVLRFCTGKEL; this comes from the coding sequence ATGACTAAAACACTGATAACCGGTTGTTCAGGATTGATAGGCAGCGCCCTAGTGGAACATCTTTTCAACAGTGGACATTCCATCCAGTGCCTGCAACGCAATAAGAATTCAAAAAACAACGGGTTCTGGAAAACAGCCAGGCTCCAGACCAGCCATAAAACTCCTTTTGATACGGTTATTCATCTTGCCGGGGAAAATGTCGCCCAGGGACGTTGGAGTAAGGTCAAAAAAGAAAAAATTCTTCAAAGCAGGGTCAGCGGAACAAGAGAACTGGTGGACTATATTTCCCACCTCCCCCAAAAACCCAGTACCTTTCTCTGCGCTTCCGCAGCAGGGTATTACGGAAACCGGGGTGCAGAAATAGTCGATGAAAAAAGCAGTCCGGGTGAAGGCTTTCTCGCCGAGGTCTGCCGAGAATGGGAAAAGGAAACAGAACGTCTGCCGGCCATGGGCATCAGGGTCGTCAACCTCAGGTTCGGCATGGTCCTGAGTCCGGATGGTGGCGCACTGCACAAGGTGGTGCCACCGTTTCGCGCCGGACTGGGCGGGGTCATCGGCAATGGAGAGCAATATATCAGCTGGATCAGCATTCGTGATATCTGTGAAATTGTCTCCTTTATCCTGGCCAGACCCCATATCAGAGGTCCTGTCAATGTGGTCAGCCCTGTCCAGACTACCAACAGAGAATTGTCAAAGACCTTGGGAAAAATTCTTGATAAACCGGTTATCTTTCGCATTCCTGCTTTTGCTGCCAGAATAATCTTTGGCCGGATGGCCGATGAAATGCTTCTCACCTCCACCAGAGTCACCCCGGCAATGCTGCTGAAAGAAGGATATGCATTCCGGGATCAATCACTGGAAACTGTACTCAGGTTCTGCACGGGAAAAGAACTCTGA
- a CDS encoding phosphoribosylaminoimidazolesuccinocarboxamide synthase — MVTVTTTRFPELELVHRGKVRDMYSIPGHGDKLLMVATDRISAYDVVMEDAIPGKGAVLTELSLFWFKLLGDIVDNHLISAVVDEYPEICHQYREQLQDRSMLVRRTRPLTIECIVRGYISGSFWKAYQKNTTVCGFELPTGMKESEKFSQPLFTPSTKAEIGDHDENISLDQMAEIVGEERARQIADISIALYERASEFAGTKGIIIADTKFELGEIDGKLILIDEVLTPDSSRFWPEDKYELGKPQPSFDKQFLRDYLSSLDWNKKAPAPPLPREIIEKTRVRYEEAVRKIVS; from the coding sequence ATGGTTACAGTAACAACAACTCGTTTTCCGGAACTGGAGCTGGTGCACAGGGGAAAAGTACGTGATATGTACAGTATTCCGGGTCACGGAGACAAACTGCTGATGGTGGCTACAGACAGGATCTCTGCCTATGATGTGGTGATGGAGGATGCCATTCCCGGCAAAGGTGCAGTTTTAACAGAACTCTCGCTTTTCTGGTTCAAGCTGCTTGGTGATATCGTCGACAATCATCTCATCAGTGCCGTGGTTGATGAATATCCGGAAATATGCCATCAGTACAGGGAGCAGCTGCAGGACCGTTCCATGCTGGTGCGCAGAACCCGTCCCCTCACTATCGAGTGTATTGTTCGCGGGTATATTTCCGGTTCATTCTGGAAAGCGTACCAGAAAAATACTACTGTTTGTGGTTTTGAATTACCGACAGGAATGAAAGAATCGGAAAAATTCTCTCAACCTCTTTTTACACCCTCAACCAAAGCGGAAATCGGGGATCATGATGAAAACATATCCCTGGATCAAATGGCTGAAATCGTCGGGGAAGAGCGGGCCCGGCAGATCGCTGATATCAGCATAGCTCTGTATGAAAGAGCGTCTGAATTTGCAGGAACAAAGGGAATAATTATTGCTGATACTAAATTTGAACTGGGGGAAATTGACGGGAAACTGATCCTCATTGATGAAGTTCTGACACCTGACTCTTCCCGATTCTGGCCTGAAGACAAGTATGAGCTAGGAAAACCCCAACCAAGTTTTGATAAACAGTTTCTGCGGGATTACCTCAGCAGTCTTGATTGGAACAAAAAGGCTCCGGCACCGCCACTGCCCCGGGAAATAATAGAAAAAACAAGGGTACGATATGAAGAGGCTGTCAGAAAAATCGTAAGCTGA
- a CDS encoding DUF3108 domain-containing protein yields MDRGIKIGELRLEIGKAPEERDVYTIKAKISTKGGAVHWVYPINDTHITWVRGMRRLPFKYEVWQDEGYSYKAHRITEYDQQSGLIQLWKNEKPEGEYNVKGIVNNEFSSFFNSRLMNLVVGEQIIVPTFADKKRVEVVVNTITKKQLKKTVIGPVQALEVMPVMTFKGLYDKKGDTVIWYSDDECRVPVLINSKIVIGSLTAELVGYENSACSRYKQVKKKR; encoded by the coding sequence GTGGACCGGGGGATAAAAATTGGTGAACTGCGGCTTGAGATAGGCAAAGCTCCAGAAGAAAGGGATGTCTATACAATAAAGGCGAAGATTTCCACAAAAGGCGGAGCCGTTCACTGGGTGTACCCGATAAATGACACTCATATCACCTGGGTGAGGGGGATGAGGAGACTGCCTTTCAAATACGAAGTATGGCAGGATGAAGGATACAGTTACAAAGCCCACAGGATAACCGAGTATGATCAGCAGAGTGGACTGATCCAGTTATGGAAGAATGAAAAACCCGAAGGAGAGTACAACGTAAAGGGCATTGTCAATAATGAATTCTCCTCCTTTTTTAACAGTCGTTTAATGAATCTTGTTGTTGGAGAACAGATTATTGTACCGACTTTTGCCGATAAAAAAAGAGTTGAGGTTGTTGTCAATACAATCACAAAGAAACAATTAAAGAAAACTGTTATCGGCCCGGTTCAGGCTCTGGAAGTCATGCCGGTTATGACGTTCAAGGGGTTGTATGATAAAAAAGGTGATACGGTTATCTGGTACAGTGATGATGAGTGCCGTGTTCCGGTTCTTATCAATTCAAAGATCGTCATAGGCTCACTGACCGCCGAGCTGGTTGGATATGAAAATTCTGCCTGCAGCCGATACAAGCAGGTGAAAAAAAAAAGATAG
- a CDS encoding UbiA-like polyprenyltransferase, producing the protein MERHQRLIERISVLLEMIKFKLSIFALPFACIGAFLASGGFPQYTALLWIIVAMVGARTCAMGFNRIVDRRFDGENPRTSTRALPTGEVNLKEAWVMVILAAFIFFLACSRLNTLTLQLSPLALFSTLFYSYTKRFTSLCHLVLGVALAFSPLGGWVGISGSFTGYPWVLSLGVLFWVAGFDTIYGCLDADFDRDRGLYSLPARIGRKNAFRLASLFHVFAFFFFALTGYQAGLNIWYYVGLVLTAGALLYQHMLVRPGDLSRIHASFFSMNGFISVTLFAATWLSLMTLDG; encoded by the coding sequence ATGGAAAGACACCAACGGTTAATTGAGAGAATTTCAGTTCTTCTGGAGATGATAAAGTTTAAACTCTCCATCTTTGCTCTTCCTTTTGCCTGTATCGGTGCCTTTCTGGCATCCGGCGGGTTTCCACAATACACTGCTCTGTTGTGGATCATTGTGGCAATGGTTGGTGCACGAACCTGTGCCATGGGATTCAACCGGATCGTCGACAGACGTTTTGATGGTGAGAACCCCCGGACGAGTACAAGAGCACTGCCCACTGGAGAGGTAAACCTGAAAGAGGCATGGGTGATGGTAATCTTAGCTGCTTTCATCTTCTTTCTTGCCTGTTCCAGGCTGAATACACTGACCCTGCAGCTCTCTCCACTGGCTCTTTTTTCAACCCTGTTTTATTCCTATACCAAGCGGTTTACTTCACTCTGTCACCTTGTACTGGGCGTGGCCCTTGCTTTTTCTCCCCTGGGAGGATGGGTTGGCATAAGCGGAAGCTTTACCGGTTATCCCTGGGTGCTGTCCCTGGGAGTGCTGTTCTGGGTTGCCGGTTTTGATACAATATACGGGTGTCTTGATGCGGATTTTGATCGAGATCGCGGGCTTTACTCTCTTCCGGCACGGATCGGCAGAAAAAATGCCTTCAGGCTTGCCTCCCTTTTCCATGTTTTTGCATTTTTCTTTTTTGCTCTCACCGGATACCAGGCTGGATTGAACATCTGGTACTACGTTGGCCTGGTTCTTACTGCCGGTGCGCTCCTGTATCAGCATATGCTGGTGCGACCGGGGGATCTTTCCAGGATTCATGCTTCTTTTTTTTCCATGAACGGATTTATAAGTGTGACCCTGTTTGCGGCGACCTGGCTTTCTCTCATGACCCTGGACGGGTAG
- a CDS encoding UbiX family flavin prenyltransferase, which yields MGFKTGKRKILLGITGASGMFFVKAFLETMRSASVELHAVISVSGQDVLQTELEITPSALPVITKWYDIDDFNAAPSSGSSDYHAMVILPCTMGTLAAIAGGLSMNLIHRAADVTLKERRKLVLSVRETPFNRTHLQNMLAVNDAGGIICPVMPSFYLKPATLEEAALSYAWRLADQLDIEIHDRKRWKDTNG from the coding sequence ATGGGTTTTAAAACCGGAAAACGAAAAATCCTTTTAGGAATAACCGGAGCGAGCGGAATGTTTTTTGTCAAAGCGTTCCTTGAGACAATGCGTTCCGCTTCCGTTGAACTTCACGCAGTTATTTCCGTTTCCGGGCAGGATGTATTACAGACGGAGCTTGAAATAACACCTTCAGCCTTGCCGGTGATCACAAAATGGTATGATATCGATGATTTCAATGCAGCCCCGTCCTCCGGTTCTTCGGATTATCACGCCATGGTTATTTTGCCGTGCACAATGGGGACCCTGGCGGCCATTGCCGGTGGTCTGAGCATGAATCTCATCCACAGGGCGGCCGACGTAACATTGAAAGAGCGCCGCAAACTTGTGCTTTCCGTGAGGGAGACACCATTTAATCGCACTCATTTGCAGAATATGCTTGCGGTGAATGATGCCGGAGGAATAATCTGTCCGGTAATGCCGAGCTTTTACCTGAAACCCGCTACCCTGGAAGAAGCAGCTTTAAGCTATGCCTGGCGGTTGGCGGACCAGCTGGATATAGAAATACACGATAGAAAACGATGGAAAGACACCAACGGTTAA
- a CDS encoding menaquinone biosynthetic enzyme MqnA/MqnD family protein, with protein sequence MNASKKITARIGMVDYINTAPIHETWKQSVVREEWEIVEAAPTRLNRKLANGELDLGFISSFEYGAHPEKYKILSGLSISANGPVGSVFLFSHVPLDQLDRAPVLLTSQSETSVGLVKLIFEEFNGVTPSYTFGDVTGEVGDEFKAILAIGDDALRLVAESTYLYQFDLGDIWKRETGLPFVFAVCAVREEFCFEHQEVLDEIHREFIRCRDEGKTALKEVCEITASRIPMPVSSCYEYLQGIEYDLGDLKQKALTTYFEFLIRRGDIVKNCLPLKIYSNLF encoded by the coding sequence ATGAATGCATCAAAGAAGATTACAGCAAGAATTGGTATGGTGGATTATATCAATACGGCACCAATCCATGAAACCTGGAAGCAGTCCGTTGTCAGGGAGGAATGGGAGATTGTCGAGGCTGCACCGACCCGGTTGAACAGGAAACTGGCAAATGGAGAGCTTGATCTCGGCTTTATTTCCAGTTTTGAATACGGGGCACATCCGGAAAAGTACAAAATTCTGTCAGGTCTTTCAATCAGTGCCAACGGACCCGTCGGTTCTGTGTTCCTTTTTTCCCATGTACCTCTTGACCAGCTTGACAGGGCACCTGTTTTATTGACTTCTCAGTCTGAAACTTCAGTGGGCCTGGTGAAATTAATTTTTGAAGAATTCAATGGTGTCACTCCTTCATATACCTTCGGTGATGTAACAGGCGAGGTGGGTGATGAGTTTAAAGCTATACTTGCAATCGGGGATGACGCTCTGAGGCTGGTTGCTGAATCGACTTATCTGTACCAATTTGATCTGGGTGATATCTGGAAACGGGAAACGGGATTACCATTTGTTTTTGCCGTCTGTGCGGTACGGGAGGAATTCTGTTTTGAGCACCAGGAAGTACTGGATGAGATTCACCGTGAATTTATCCGTTGCAGGGATGAGGGGAAGACAGCATTGAAAGAAGTATGTGAAATCACGGCTTCCCGAATTCCGATGCCTGTGTCCAGTTGTTATGAATACCTGCAGGGTATTGAATATGATCTGGGTGATCTGAAACAGAAGGCTCTGACAACGTATTTCGAGTTCCTTATCAGGCGGGGGGATATCGTCAAAAATTGCCTGCCGTTGAAAATATATTCAAATCTTTTTTGA
- a CDS encoding amidohydrolase family protein has product MKTQSYESCDQLQIFSSDWVVPVSGEVIADGAVVVEKGRILAVGPRCTLLKQFSDGIELYCRAVLMPGLVNCHTHLELSWLKGKMEPGKYGKFTDWISALIKKRGEKGEAGQEEYGTAFSTVLRDLYNSGVGAVVDTGNTIVPDLHGKQMEGQSPFLLRLVEYIAPTKEIEADLFTLIENHKNKNKNKNRINPATAHAVYSTSPRIIQLLKKRSLEQNHLFSIHTAESKSEVEFVRTGKGEFRSFLEQLGRLDGTLDFSAGKFSSVIEYLDYLDVLDERTLLVHCVHISENDIDLIRRRGAIVCLCPGSNRFLDVGRPPVVEMVRAGIPLVLGTDSFASNTKVDLWEEMRLLHEMYEELHAAEILHMATRGVMIPGYEDQVGIIEPGRLVKLLQVSSPELRQCRDGYEVVKELVSGGRPAEISWIV; this is encoded by the coding sequence ATGAAAACACAGAGTTACGAATCCTGTGACCAGTTACAAATTTTTTCTTCAGACTGGGTTGTTCCGGTTTCAGGAGAGGTGATAGCTGATGGGGCCGTGGTCGTGGAAAAGGGCAGAATTCTTGCCGTTGGTCCCCGATGTACTCTGCTGAAACAGTTTTCGGACGGAATTGAGCTCTATTGCCGTGCAGTTTTGATGCCTGGCCTGGTTAATTGTCACACTCATCTCGAACTGTCATGGTTGAAAGGGAAAATGGAGCCGGGTAAATATGGGAAATTTACCGATTGGATAAGCGCACTCATCAAAAAACGTGGGGAGAAAGGAGAAGCAGGCCAGGAGGAATATGGTACTGCTTTTTCAACTGTTCTCCGTGACCTGTATAACTCCGGAGTAGGAGCAGTAGTAGATACCGGAAATACGATTGTTCCGGATCTGCACGGGAAACAGATGGAGGGACAAAGTCCGTTTCTTCTACGACTGGTGGAATATATCGCTCCAACAAAAGAAATTGAAGCTGACCTCTTTACCCTGATAGAAAATCATAAGAACAAAAATAAAAACAAGAACAGGATAAATCCCGCAACGGCCCATGCTGTTTATTCAACATCTCCAAGAATAATACAGCTGCTCAAAAAGCGCAGTCTTGAACAGAATCATCTTTTTTCTATTCACACGGCCGAGTCAAAGAGTGAGGTTGAATTTGTAAGAACGGGCAAGGGTGAGTTCAGATCATTTCTTGAACAACTTGGCCGCCTGGACGGCACACTTGACTTCTCTGCAGGAAAATTTTCAAGTGTAATAGAATACCTGGATTATCTCGATGTTCTTGATGAGAGGACCCTTCTTGTACATTGTGTCCATATCTCCGAAAACGATATTGATCTTATCAGAAGAAGGGGGGCCATTGTCTGTCTTTGTCCGGGAAGCAACCGGTTTCTCGATGTGGGGCGACCACCGGTGGTGGAAATGGTCCGTGCGGGAATACCGCTTGTCCTTGGTACTGACTCGTTTGCCTCCAATACGAAAGTTGATCTCTGGGAGGAAATGCGACTTCTGCATGAAATGTATGAGGAATTGCACGCTGCGGAGATTCTTCATATGGCAACCAGGGGTGTCATGATTCCGGGATATGAGGATCAGGTTGGCATAATTGAGCCAGGTCGCCTTGTAAAACTGTTGCAGGTCTCTTCTCCGGAACTTAGACAGTGCAGAGATGGTTACGAAGTGGTAAAAGAGTTAGTTTCGGGGGGAAGACCTGCCGAAATTTCCTGGATTGTCTGA
- the mqnC gene encoding cyclic dehypoxanthinyl futalosine synthase, whose amino-acid sequence MIEKIIDKIISKERLTDEEFLYLEREGGLHQLGMLADLVRTRKHPDKLVTYVIDRNINYTDICISACKFCAFFKKPEKKEGYVLGFDELDEKIRETKELGGTQVLLQGGLHPDLPFSFYEEMVQFIRSRSIHIHGFSPPEIVHFSNISGKSISEVIRRLKLAGLGSIPGGGAEILSDRVRQLIAPRKCSADEWLAVMEEAHKQGLRTTATMMFGHVETVVERLEHLRRLRELQDRTGGFTAFIAWPFQPDYTRLEEIEKSSGLEYLRMVALSRIYLDNFDNIQASWVTQGPKIAQLSLHFGANDFGSTMIEENVVAAAGVRFALSEKEICNLVTGAGFEPGQRRMDYSLVNHLRG is encoded by the coding sequence ATGATTGAGAAAATAATTGATAAAATAATTTCAAAAGAACGACTTACAGATGAAGAGTTTCTTTATCTTGAAAGAGAGGGAGGGCTCCACCAGCTTGGTATGTTGGCAGATCTGGTTCGCACGAGAAAGCATCCCGATAAGTTGGTTACATATGTTATTGACAGAAATATCAATTATACGGACATCTGTATTTCCGCTTGTAAGTTTTGTGCGTTTTTTAAAAAACCTGAAAAAAAAGAAGGTTATGTTCTCGGTTTTGATGAGCTTGATGAAAAAATCCGGGAGACAAAAGAACTGGGGGGAACGCAGGTTCTTCTCCAGGGGGGACTGCACCCGGACCTGCCCTTTTCATTTTATGAGGAAATGGTGCAGTTTATACGCTCACGCTCTATTCATATCCATGGCTTTTCACCTCCTGAAATTGTCCACTTTTCCAATATCAGTGGAAAAAGTATAAGCGAGGTCATCAGGAGATTGAAACTCGCCGGTCTTGGTTCTATTCCGGGGGGTGGAGCGGAAATACTCAGTGACCGGGTAAGACAGCTGATTGCTCCGAGAAAATGCAGTGCAGATGAGTGGCTGGCGGTGATGGAAGAGGCTCATAAACAGGGGTTGAGGACAACGGCGACAATGATGTTCGGCCACGTGGAGACTGTTGTTGAACGGCTTGAGCACCTGCGTAGATTAAGGGAGTTACAGGACCGAACCGGAGGATTCACTGCATTTATTGCCTGGCCGTTTCAACCTGATTATACACGTCTGGAGGAAATAGAGAAGAGTTCTGGTCTGGAGTATCTGCGAATGGTGGCCCTGTCACGGATTTATCTTGATAATTTTGATAATATTCAAGCATCGTGGGTCACTCAGGGTCCCAAAATTGCACAGCTTTCACTCCATTTTGGCGCCAATGACTTCGGTTCAACCATGATTGAGGAAAATGTTGTTGCAGCGGCCGGAGTCAGGTTTGCTCTTTCAGAAAAAGAGATCTGTAATTTGGTAACCGGAGCAGGATTTGAACCAGGGCAGCGAAGGATGGACTATTCCCTGGTAAATCACTTACGTGGGTAA
- the mqnE gene encoding aminofutalosine synthase MqnE, whose amino-acid sequence MDKYIHEAGFGSILEKVQAGERLDLEDGLNLYKSTNILALGFLADIVRNRLNGNDAYFIYNQHVNYSNICSNLCKFCAFGREKDSDLAYEMSVEDVKEKVRERLSEPIREIHMVGGIHPDLPFSYYLELLKGIKDVRPDVHIQAFTCVEIAHLAELAGMNVEKTLEKLVEAGLGSLPGGGAEVFSPRVRKITCEKKISGNEWLEIAKIAHGIGLKSNATMLYGHIETDEERLEHLYNLREVQDETGGFMTFIPLAFHPRNTAMAELSGPNGIEDLKNVAVARLFLDNFPHIKAYWVMIGPKMAQIALSFGADDMDGTVKEEVITHMAGASTDQAIGSRTLIRLIREAGRVPVERDTLFNVVQIHD is encoded by the coding sequence ATGGATAAATACATACATGAAGCAGGCTTTGGAAGCATTCTTGAAAAGGTTCAGGCCGGAGAACGTTTAGATCTGGAAGATGGTCTTAATCTTTATAAAAGTACCAACATTCTTGCACTTGGCTTTCTTGCCGATATAGTCAGGAACCGGTTGAACGGTAATGACGCATATTTTATTTATAATCAGCATGTAAACTATTCAAATATCTGCAGTAATCTCTGTAAATTCTGTGCCTTCGGCCGGGAAAAAGATTCAGATCTTGCCTATGAAATGAGTGTGGAAGATGTGAAAGAAAAAGTCCGTGAGCGGTTGTCGGAGCCGATCAGGGAGATACATATGGTGGGGGGAATTCATCCTGATCTGCCATTTTCATATTATCTTGAATTACTGAAAGGTATCAAGGACGTGAGGCCTGATGTACATATTCAGGCCTTTACCTGTGTGGAAATTGCTCATCTTGCTGAACTGGCGGGCATGAATGTGGAAAAGACATTGGAAAAGCTGGTGGAGGCGGGGCTTGGCTCTCTCCCGGGTGGTGGCGCGGAGGTTTTCAGCCCCAGGGTAAGAAAAATTACCTGTGAGAAGAAAATATCCGGAAACGAGTGGCTGGAAATTGCTAAAATTGCGCATGGGATTGGTTTGAAAAGTAATGCGACCATGCTGTATGGTCATATTGAGACTGATGAGGAGCGACTGGAGCATCTCTATAATCTGCGGGAAGTCCAGGATGAAACAGGGGGATTCATGACATTTATCCCTCTTGCTTTTCATCCGCGCAATACAGCCATGGCAGAACTTTCCGGTCCAAATGGCATTGAAGATCTTAAAAATGTGGCAGTGGCCCGCCTGTTTCTCGACAATTTTCCCCATATCAAGGCATACTGGGTTATGATTGGCCCGAAAATGGCCCAGATAGCTCTCTCTTTTGGCGCGGATGATATGGATGGAACCGTGAAAGAAGAGGTGATTACCCATATGGCCGGAGCGTCAACGGATCAGGCTATCGGCAGCAGGACCCTGATCAGGCTGATCAGGGAGGCAGGGAGAGTTCCTGTGGAGAGGGATACGCTTTTTAATGTGGTGCAGATCCATGATTGA
- a CDS encoding sigma-70 family RNA polymerase sigma factor, giving the protein MLPELKENLLKAGKEEGCISFDTLNELLPDEIRDPNAIENIFNFLGAHAIEIVTVEKNGEKRTLSGELWEKKKEGADELEAKELPITEEDSHEGEETTTTYLREMGRFDLLTPEEEAKYSKTIRQGFESIIKAIREDSSGTPDMKVLCERIDLWEKRDPTLKPKKQQLNFMRYSVISAAKRYPDKRELFELQAKLEAYSRSIEVAKDTMIRANLRLVVSIAKRYMHQGLTLADLIQEGNLGLMRAVFRFDYTKGNKFSTYASWWIRQAITRAILDKTRTIRLPVHFLELRSQFFKAFYALFKELGREPTPLEISKSINLPMDKILSILEASREPISLETPVGDDDSTLGDFLENQESQSPYDAVQTRELSGRVNDILGTLSEREEKIIRLRFGIGEKAEYTLEEIGKRFNVSRERIRQIEKKALNRLRHSSRREKLKFFID; this is encoded by the coding sequence GTGTTACCTGAACTTAAAGAAAATCTTCTCAAAGCTGGAAAAGAAGAAGGCTGTATCAGTTTTGATACATTGAACGAACTCTTGCCGGATGAAATCAGGGATCCCAATGCAATAGAGAATATTTTTAATTTTCTCGGTGCCCATGCTATTGAGATAGTGACGGTTGAAAAAAACGGTGAGAAAAGAACACTGTCGGGTGAGCTCTGGGAAAAGAAAAAAGAAGGCGCCGATGAGCTGGAGGCAAAAGAGCTTCCTATAACGGAAGAGGATTCCCACGAGGGAGAGGAAACAACAACCACCTACCTGCGGGAAATGGGCCGGTTTGATCTCCTTACTCCTGAAGAAGAGGCTAAATACAGCAAAACCATCAGGCAGGGGTTCGAATCCATAATAAAGGCCATACGGGAAGACAGTTCCGGCACTCCCGATATGAAAGTTCTCTGTGAAAGAATTGACCTGTGGGAGAAGAGGGATCCGACTCTTAAACCCAAGAAGCAGCAGCTCAATTTCATGCGCTATTCTGTAATCAGTGCGGCCAAGAGATATCCCGACAAAAGGGAACTGTTTGAGCTGCAGGCGAAACTTGAAGCTTACAGCCGGTCCATAGAGGTGGCAAAAGACACGATGATCCGTGCCAACCTGCGGCTTGTCGTTTCCATTGCCAAACGATATATGCATCAGGGGCTGACTCTGGCTGATCTTATCCAGGAGGGTAATCTCGGCCTGATGCGGGCTGTTTTTCGTTTTGATTACACCAAGGGAAATAAATTTTCCACTTACGCCAGCTGGTGGATTCGTCAGGCTATTACGCGGGCAATTCTGGACAAGACGCGGACAATTCGTCTTCCTGTACATTTTCTTGAATTACGCAGTCAGTTTTTCAAGGCATTTTATGCCCTTTTCAAAGAACTGGGCAGGGAACCAACTCCCCTGGAAATTTCAAAATCCATCAACCTGCCAATGGACAAAATCCTGTCTATTCTTGAGGCATCCAGAGAGCCGATTTCCCTTGAAACTCCGGTAGGAGATGATGATTCAACCCTGGGTGATTTTCTTGAAAACCAGGAATCCCAGTCGCCCTATGATGCTGTGCAGACGAGAGAACTTTCCGGCAGGGTTAATGATATTCTTGGAACCTTGAGTGAGAGGGAAGAAAAAATCATTCGTTTACGTTTCGGTATTGGTGAAAAAGCAGAGTATACTCTGGAAGAAATCGGTAAGAGATTTAATGTTTCCAGGGAACGAATCAGGCAGATTGAAAAGAAGGCTCTGAACAGATTGAGGCATTCCAGCCGTCGGGAAAAGCTGAAGTTTTTTATAGACTGA